The nucleotide window ATCCACAGTTGGACAAGGGACAATTGTTATCGTTGAAAAATGGATTTAGTAGGAAGTGGGAGAATTGAAAGAACTACAAATTCAATATAAAAAAATTTTATCCGACTATTTAGAAAACCAAACTGAAAAAAATTTGTATATCGGTCAAAATTTTATTCGTCAATTAATTCAAAAAAATGTTACACCTGAAGAAGTTATAAGTATTCATAAATATGCAATAGAGCAAATTTATCCCGATGCACCGGAAGAAATTTTATACGGATATGACTTTTTAATTGAAATTATGGTGCATTTTGGATTGACAGTTAAAGAACATCAATGTTTATTAGAGCAACAAGAAGAATTACGATCTGAAATGAATGTCGCAACGAAAATTCAAAACATGTTACTAAAAACGGCAATACCAGAAGTAGACCAAGTTGATGTCGGAATGGTATCTATTCCAATTCGAAAAATGAACGGGGATTATGTACATTTTCTACATGACGAAGAGCAGCATGTAAGTGTTGCGGTTACCGATGTTGTTGGTAAAGGGGTACCTGCAGCGCTATGTATGTCCATGGTGAAGTATGGTTTAGATACGATAGAATACCCAAATAATAACCCGTCTTATGTATTGAGAGTATTGAATCGAATTATTGAAAAAAGCGTGGATGACAGTATGTTTGTTTCCATGTTCTATGGAACGTATGATATTGCTAAAAGTTTGTTTACATACGGATCTGCAGGCCATGAACCTGCGTTATATTATTGTGCGAGAGAAAATAGATTTTATGATTTAGAGTCTAAAGGATTACTTTTAGGCGTAATGCCAGAGGTTAAATATCCTCAATATGAAATTGAGCTACAAGAAAATGATTTTATTTTAATGATTACAGATGGGGTTACGGATTTCCGAAAGCAAGGAAATTTAGATCCGCGCGATGTTATAAAAAATCTATCATTATACTATCGTTATTTGAGTGCGCAAAAAATGTGTGAAGAAATGTATACAAATTTAAAGGCGCTTCCTGAATTTGATTTAGAGGATGATTTTACGGTTGTTGTTTTTAAAAAATAATTTTTAAAAATAGGTTTAAAAATCCGCATATTAGGGGATTAATAGTTATTTATAGATGGAGGTGTCTTAAATGAATGTAAATGTTCAATTTAGAGAAGACGAAAATGTATTGCGTGGCTATATTGAAGGTGAAATCGATACATTCACTGCGCCAATTTTGCGTGAAGAGTTAGACGCAGTTCAGATTGTAGCAGGACGATTGATCGAACTAGATTTATCGAAAGTAAATTATATGGACAGTACAGGTTTAGGTGTTTTTGTAGCCTTTTATAAGAAGGTGACACGTGAAAATGCGCCATTCAAGTTAGTTGGGCTATCGAATCGTTTAGTGAGACTTTTTGAGATTACAGGATTAAGTGAGTTAATGAGTATCGAGACCGATGAGGAGTTGGAGTTGAAATAATGAAAGCATTTGATTACATTGAAATTCGAGTGCCCGCAAAGCCACAATATGTAAGTGTAATTCGTTTAACAATTTCAGGGTTAGCAGTACGACTCGGCTTTACTTATGATGAGATTGAAGATTTAAAAATTGCAACGAGTGAAGCAGTTACAAATGTTGTGCATCATGCTTATAAAGGAAATGATGATGGCGAAGTGGTCATTGGATGCGCTTTGTTTAAAGATAAGATTGAAATAATGGTAGCGGATTATGGCGTAAGCTTTAATTTTGAAGAAGTTAAATCCAAAATTGGTCCATACCATGAAGACGAGAACGTGGCACTTTTACGGGAAGGTGGACTTGGCATTTATTTAATGGAAACATTAATGGATGAAGTGAAATTAAATAATGAGGGCGGTGTCACTGTTTTCATGACAAAGTATGTCTCGAGAGAGCAGGTGAAAGGGAATGTCGAAAGAATCACTACCTAAAAATTCATCAAAAGAAGAAGTGTTAAACTGGATCGCAGAGTATCAAGAGCATGAAAGCGAAGAGGCACAAACTAATTTAGTGTTACACTATCAATATTTAGTTGAGTCTATTGCTCGGAAATACTCTCATGGTAAGTCTTATTATGATGATATTGTACAAGTAGGAATGCTTGGATTATTAGGTGCGATTCGTCGATTTGACCCTTCTTTTGGGAGAAGCTTTGAGGCGTTTGCTGTTCCAACAATTGTTGGTGAGATTAAGCGTTTTTTAAGGGATAAAACTTGGGATGTCCATGTTCCAAGACGTATAAAAGAATTAGGTCCAAGAATTAAGGCTGCTGTTGAATTTTTAACGACAGAATTACAACGTTCTCCTTCAATTGATGAGATTGCTAGTCATCTTGAAGTTAAAGATGAAGAAGTATTAGAAGCAATGGAGATGGGGCGTAGTTATCAAGCATTATCGATGGACCATTCGATTGAGTCTGATTCAGATGGTAGTACTGTGACATTATTAGATGTTGTCGGAAGAGAAGATGATGGTTATGAGGTAACGAATCGTCGCCTAATTGTTGCAGATGCGATGGATGTATTAAATGAACGTGAGCGCCAAATTATACATCTTACTTATCTAGAACAATTAAGTCAGAAGGAAGCGGGTGAACGACTCGGCATATCACAAATGCATGTTTCTCGAATTCAACGAAAAGCAATTAAAAAATTACAGGAAGCGATTATATCAAGCGGGGGCGTATCTCTCTAAATGTTTTTTGAGTCTGCTAAATTAAGTAGACTCTTTTTTTGTCTTTTAAAAGTATACAATTTGAAAAGAATCTCAAAATAGAAAATGGTAAACTAAAGGAAGTTTAATAAAAGGAGTGGCACAATGGAACAAAAGAAAATGCTACAAATGATTGCAAAAGATGCGAATGTACAACCGAAGCAAGCAGAAGCAGTTATTCAACTTTTAGAAGAGGGTAATACTGTACCATTTATTGCACGTTATCGAAAAGAAGCAACAGGCTCACTTGATGAAGTGCAAATTAAGGCTGTAGAAGACCGCTATCATTACATACAGCAGCTTGAAACAAGAAAAGAAGAAGTGCTGCGTTTAATTGAAGAGCAAGGGAAACTAACAGAAGACCTAACAGTAGCAATCCAGGCAGCAACAGTATTGCAACGACTAGAAGATTTATATCGCCCATATAAGCAAAAACGGCGTACAAAAGCCACAATCGCAAAGGAACGAGGGTTAGAACCGTTAGCAAATCAGATTATGCAATTTACTAAGGAAGCAATCAAATCATTAGCAACGCCATTTTTAGATGATGAAAAAGGTGTTTCTACTATTGAAGAAGCTTTGATAGGCGCAAGAGATATTATCGCCGAACGTTTTGCGGATGATGCAGCAGTTCGTGAAAAGCTACGCACACTTTCTTGGCGAGAAGGAAAACTTGTAACAATCGTGAAAAATGCTGAAAAAGATGCAAAGCAAGTGTTTGAAATGTATTACGAATATGAGGAGCCGGTACATCGAATGGCACCGCACCGTATATTGGCAGTAAACCGTGGAGAAAAAGAAGATATTTTACGGGTAGCAATTGATGTACCATTGGAAAAAGCGACAGTTCTAATGGAAAATCACTTTATTCCAAGAAATTTTGTAGGACCATCTGTCGAAGAAGTGAAGGTTTCAATAGTAGATAGCTATAAACGCTTAATTAAGCCATCGATTGAAAATGAGCTTCGTTCGGAATTAACAGCAAAAGCTGAAACTCAAGCGATTCACATTTTTTCAGAAAATCTACGTAATTTATTATTACAGCCACCAATGCGCGGAAAAGTCGTACTAGGAGTGGATCCAGCATATCGTACAGGCTGTAAATTGGCAGTAGTTGATGAGCTAGGGAAAATGCTTGAAGTTGGTGTCATTTATCCGCATACAACATCAGACACATCAAAGGCAAAAGCAACAGTAAAAGGATTGTTGAAAAAATATCCAATTAGTATTATTGCGATTGGAAATGGTACAGCTTCTCGTGAGACAGAACAGTTTATCGCCGAGCTTTTAAAGGAAGTTGATCAACAAATCGCATATGTTATTGTGAATGAAGCAGGCGCATCTGTATATTCTGCATCAGAAACAGCTCGTTCGGAATTTCCGGATTTACAAGTTGAACAACGAAGTGCGGTTTCTATTGCACGTCGATTACAAGACCCGCTATCGGAATTAGTGAAGATAGAACCAAAAGCAGTTGGTGTAGGGCAATATCAACATGATGTATCACAGAAACAACTAGCAGAATCTTTGACATTCATTGTTGAAACAGCAGTTAACCAAGTTGGTGTAAATGTGAATACAGCATCCGCGTCATTATTACAATATGTTTCTGGGTTATCAAAAACTGTAGCAGATAATATCGTTGCAATGCGTAGTGAAAATGGTCAATTTACTTCACGTTCACAATTAAAGAAAATTCCTCGCTTAGGTGCAAAAACATATGAACAGTCAATTGGATTTTTACGTATTCCCGAAGCGAAAAATCCATTAGATGCAACAGGGATTCACCCAGAAAGCTATAAGCTAGCAGAAGCAATTTTAGAATTTGCTCATGTTACGAAAAAAGACGTAGGTACAGTAAAAGCTGAACAGGCGATTAGCCAATTAAGTTTGTCAGACTTAAGTAAAAGTCTAGAGGTTGGAGAAGTAACATTAAAGGATATCGTAGAAACATTAATGAAGCCTTCACGGGACCCGCGAGATGCGTTTCCACAGCCTCTCCTAAAAACAGATGTATTACAAATGGAAGATTTACAAGTCGGGATGGAGTTGCAGGGAACTGTACGAAACGTAGTTGACTTCGGTGCCTTTGTTGATATAGGTGTAAAGCAAGATGGTCTTGTGCATATTTCAAAATTACAAAAAGGTCGCGTAAAGCATCCGCTTGATGTGATTTCTTTAGGGGATATTGTAACAGTATGGGTGGAAAAGGTGGAAGTAAATAAAGGTCGTATTTCTTTAACTATGTTACCCCCTTCGCAACAAGAAAGCGTGTAAAGAAAATAGGTTTCCTCTATAATAAAAAGCACATGGCTTAGCCCATGTGTTTTTTACATAACTAGAAAGTTTTTAAGTAAAGGTGGGATGAATATGACAGATGAGCAAGTGCAAAAATTAGTAGAAGAACTCTCAATGCAATATTTTAATCGACCATTTCAACATAAAGCATATTTTAACAATCGTTTAAAAACAACTGGTGGTCGTTATATGCTAAACAATCACGATATACAATTAAATAAAACATTGTATGAACATTTTGGTATTGAAGAATTGCGCGGCATTATTTTGCATGAGCTTTGTCATTATCATCTACACTTATTAGGGATGGGGTATAAACACCGTGATGCTGATTTTAGAAAGTTATTGAAACAAGTCGGCGCTCCTAGATTTTGTGCGCGAATCGATCAACCGATCAAAAATGAAATAAAAAAAATAATTTATGTTTATCAATGTATCGATTGTGGGCAAGAATATAGGAGAAAAAGACGGATGGATGAAAAAAAATACTGCTGTAGTATCTGTGGAGGTAAAATTACGTTTAAACATAATGGAAAAGTATAAATAGTACTTGGACAATAGTGCAACATTGTATTATTTTGATGGAAATCCTACTTTTTATAAAAAAGTTATAAAAAAGTGTTGACGAACCTATATTAGGTGGCTATAATAATAAAAGTCGACAAGATGTTGACGATGAAATGAATGTTATTCCGAAGTAGCTCAGTGGTAGAGCAACCGGCTGTTAACCGGTTGGTCGTAGGTTCGAGTCCTACCTTCGGAGCCATTGGCCCGTTGGTCAAGTGGTTAAGACACCGCCCTTTCACGGCGGTAACACGGGTTCGAATCCCGTACGGGTCACCACTTAATCCTTTTAATAAAATAATGTTTACTTTGGTCCCGTGGTGTAGCGGTTAACATGCCTGCCTGTCACGCAGGAGATCGCCGGTTCGATCCCGGTCGGGACCGCCATTTTTGGGGTATAGCCAAGCGGTAAGGCAACGGATTTTGATTCCGTCATGCCTAGGTTCGAATCCTAGTACCCCAGCCATTTTCGAGCCATTAGCTCAGTTGGTAGAGCATCTGACTTTTAATCAGAGGGTCGAAGGTTCGAGTCCTTCATGGCTCACCAGTTTCATATTGACAATTCTTCTCAAAGGTGTATAATGAGAAAAGTCGGATGAA belongs to Solibacillus sp. FSL R7-0682 and includes:
- a CDS encoding PP2C family protein-serine/threonine phosphatase → MKELQIQYKKILSDYLENQTEKNLYIGQNFIRQLIQKNVTPEEVISIHKYAIEQIYPDAPEEILYGYDFLIEIMVHFGLTVKEHQCLLEQQEELRSEMNVATKIQNMLLKTAIPEVDQVDVGMVSIPIRKMNGDYVHFLHDEEQHVSVAVTDVVGKGVPAALCMSMVKYGLDTIEYPNNNPSYVLRVLNRIIEKSVDDSMFVSMFYGTYDIAKSLFTYGSAGHEPALYYCARENRFYDLESKGLLLGVMPEVKYPQYEIELQENDFILMITDGVTDFRKQGNLDPRDVIKNLSLYYRYLSAQKMCEEMYTNLKALPEFDLEDDFTVVVFKK
- a CDS encoding STAS domain-containing protein is translated as MNVNVQFREDENVLRGYIEGEIDTFTAPILREELDAVQIVAGRLIELDLSKVNYMDSTGLGVFVAFYKKVTRENAPFKLVGLSNRLVRLFEITGLSELMSIETDEELELK
- the rsbW gene encoding anti-sigma B factor RsbW, which produces MKAFDYIEIRVPAKPQYVSVIRLTISGLAVRLGFTYDEIEDLKIATSEAVTNVVHHAYKGNDDGEVVIGCALFKDKIEIMVADYGVSFNFEEVKSKIGPYHEDENVALLREGGLGIYLMETLMDEVKLNNEGGVTVFMTKYVSREQVKGNVERITT
- the sigB gene encoding RNA polymerase sigma factor SigB codes for the protein MSKESLPKNSSKEEVLNWIAEYQEHESEEAQTNLVLHYQYLVESIARKYSHGKSYYDDIVQVGMLGLLGAIRRFDPSFGRSFEAFAVPTIVGEIKRFLRDKTWDVHVPRRIKELGPRIKAAVEFLTTELQRSPSIDEIASHLEVKDEEVLEAMEMGRSYQALSMDHSIESDSDGSTVTLLDVVGREDDGYEVTNRRLIVADAMDVLNERERQIIHLTYLEQLSQKEAGERLGISQMHVSRIQRKAIKKLQEAIISSGGVSL
- a CDS encoding Tex family protein, whose amino-acid sequence is MEQKKMLQMIAKDANVQPKQAEAVIQLLEEGNTVPFIARYRKEATGSLDEVQIKAVEDRYHYIQQLETRKEEVLRLIEEQGKLTEDLTVAIQAATVLQRLEDLYRPYKQKRRTKATIAKERGLEPLANQIMQFTKEAIKSLATPFLDDEKGVSTIEEALIGARDIIAERFADDAAVREKLRTLSWREGKLVTIVKNAEKDAKQVFEMYYEYEEPVHRMAPHRILAVNRGEKEDILRVAIDVPLEKATVLMENHFIPRNFVGPSVEEVKVSIVDSYKRLIKPSIENELRSELTAKAETQAIHIFSENLRNLLLQPPMRGKVVLGVDPAYRTGCKLAVVDELGKMLEVGVIYPHTTSDTSKAKATVKGLLKKYPISIIAIGNGTASRETEQFIAELLKEVDQQIAYVIVNEAGASVYSASETARSEFPDLQVEQRSAVSIARRLQDPLSELVKIEPKAVGVGQYQHDVSQKQLAESLTFIVETAVNQVGVNVNTASASLLQYVSGLSKTVADNIVAMRSENGQFTSRSQLKKIPRLGAKTYEQSIGFLRIPEAKNPLDATGIHPESYKLAEAILEFAHVTKKDVGTVKAEQAISQLSLSDLSKSLEVGEVTLKDIVETLMKPSRDPRDAFPQPLLKTDVLQMEDLQVGMELQGTVRNVVDFGAFVDIGVKQDGLVHISKLQKGRVKHPLDVISLGDIVTVWVEKVEVNKGRISLTMLPPSQQESV
- a CDS encoding SprT family protein, whose protein sequence is MTDEQVQKLVEELSMQYFNRPFQHKAYFNNRLKTTGGRYMLNNHDIQLNKTLYEHFGIEELRGIILHELCHYHLHLLGMGYKHRDADFRKLLKQVGAPRFCARIDQPIKNEIKKIIYVYQCIDCGQEYRRKRRMDEKKYCCSICGGKITFKHNGKV